From Streptomyces sp. NBC_01754, a single genomic window includes:
- a CDS encoding response regulator → MNDPVQPIEVLLVEDDPGDELITREAFEDNKIRNTLHVVRDGQEALDFLYRQGAHTEAPRPDLVLLDLNLPKYDGRQVLERIKTDPELALIPVVVLTTSSAEEDILRSYKLHANAYVTKPVDLEQFIGAVRQIDDFFVTVVRLPRRA, encoded by the coding sequence GTGAACGACCCGGTACAGCCCATCGAGGTCCTGCTCGTCGAGGACGACCCGGGCGACGAGCTGATCACCCGGGAGGCGTTCGAGGACAACAAGATCCGCAACACGCTCCATGTGGTGCGCGACGGCCAGGAGGCGCTGGACTTCCTCTACCGCCAGGGCGCGCACACCGAGGCGCCGCGGCCGGATCTGGTGCTCCTGGACCTCAATCTGCCCAAGTACGACGGGCGGCAGGTGCTCGAGAGGATCAAGACCGACCCGGAGCTGGCGCTCATCCCCGTCGTCGTCCTCACCACGTCCTCCGCCGAGGAGGACATCCTGCGCAGCTACAAACTGCACGCCAACGCCTATGTCACCAAGCCGGTCGACCTGGAGCAGTTCATCGGTGCGGTGCGTCAGATCGACGACTTCTTCGTGACTGTGGTCCGGCTGCCCCGGCGTGCGTAA
- a CDS encoding sensor histidine kinase, with product MTAPASGTDSAARPGPAARLSVQNWVHLILAGFVLVVCGCVVVGGLVLSRMSDRTTELVDRLQPARSASYQLESSLLDQETGVRGYALTGDTSFLEPYEAGARDERRGLGRVRELVGDEQPFAADLDRIEEAAARWRALRAEPLIAAVGRDGPARESSTPILRSKAEFDGLRQLNTTLQAHLDTARDHARDELDGARTTRDRVLWALVAGSVLAVVVLSLLLHRMVGRPLSALTAASGSVRSGTVGDRIEVRGPSDVRAVAAAVEDMRRRLVAELSEAQERETLLAEQTEELRRSNSELEQFAYVASHDLQEPLRKVASFCQLLEKRYGTELDDRGKQYIAFAVDGAKRMQVLINDLLTFSRVGRVHESWKPVDLDRSLDRALGNLALAVEDAGATVVREAPLPELLGDATTLTMVWQNLIGNAVKFRRPDVPCRITVGCVREGDDWHLTVADNGIGIAPEFSDKVFVIFQRLHARDEYEGTGIGLSLCKKIIEFHGGRIWLDPEPGGGTLIHFTLPVLPDAPTHTTAELLSPGLLTPPSGDTP from the coding sequence GTGACCGCCCCGGCGAGCGGCACGGACAGCGCCGCGCGTCCCGGCCCCGCCGCCCGGCTGTCGGTACAGAACTGGGTCCATCTCATCCTGGCCGGTTTCGTGCTGGTGGTCTGCGGCTGCGTCGTCGTGGGCGGTCTCGTCCTGTCCCGTATGTCCGACCGGACCACGGAGCTGGTGGACCGTCTCCAGCCGGCCCGTTCCGCTTCGTACCAGCTGGAGTCCTCGCTGCTCGACCAGGAGACGGGTGTGCGCGGGTACGCGCTCACCGGCGACACCTCGTTCCTGGAGCCGTACGAGGCGGGGGCCCGGGACGAGCGGCGCGGACTGGGCCGGGTGCGCGAGCTGGTCGGGGACGAGCAGCCGTTCGCCGCCGACCTCGACCGGATCGAGGAAGCCGCGGCACGGTGGCGCGCCCTGCGCGCCGAGCCCCTGATCGCCGCGGTGGGCAGGGACGGTCCGGCCCGTGAGTCCTCGACACCGATCCTGCGGAGCAAGGCGGAGTTCGACGGGCTGCGGCAGCTGAACACCACGTTGCAGGCCCATCTGGACACCGCTCGCGACCACGCCCGCGACGAACTCGACGGCGCCCGCACCACCCGAGACCGGGTGCTCTGGGCCCTGGTGGCCGGTTCGGTGCTGGCCGTCGTGGTGCTCAGCCTGCTGCTCCACCGGATGGTGGGCCGGCCGCTGAGCGCGCTGACCGCCGCCTCGGGCTCGGTGCGCTCGGGTACGGTCGGCGACCGGATCGAGGTGCGGGGCCCCTCGGACGTCAGGGCGGTGGCGGCCGCCGTGGAGGACATGCGCCGGCGTCTGGTGGCGGAACTCTCGGAGGCCCAGGAGCGGGAGACCCTGCTGGCCGAGCAGACCGAGGAGCTGCGCCGGTCCAACTCGGAGCTGGAGCAGTTCGCCTACGTCGCCTCGCACGACCTCCAGGAGCCGCTGCGCAAGGTCGCGTCCTTCTGCCAGCTGCTGGAGAAGCGGTACGGCACGGAGCTGGACGACCGCGGCAAGCAGTACATCGCCTTCGCGGTGGACGGCGCCAAACGGATGCAGGTGCTCATCAACGATCTGCTGACCTTCTCCCGGGTGGGCCGGGTCCACGAGAGCTGGAAGCCGGTGGACCTCGACCGCTCCCTGGACCGGGCCCTGGGCAATCTCGCCCTGGCCGTCGAGGACGCGGGAGCCACCGTCGTACGCGAGGCCCCGCTCCCGGAGCTGCTCGGCGACGCCACGACGCTGACGATGGTCTGGCAGAACCTGATCGGAAACGCGGTCAAGTTCCGCCGCCCCGACGTGCCCTGCCGGATCACCGTCGGCTGTGTACGGGAGGGCGACGACTGGCATCTCACCGTCGCCGACAACGGGATCGGGATCGCGCCGGAGTTCTCGGACAAGGTGTTCGTCATCTTCCAGCGTCTGCACGCCCGGGACGAGTACGAGGGAACGGGCATCGGCCTCTCCCTCTGCAAGAAGATCATCGAGTTCCACGGTGGCCGGATCTGGCTGGATCCGGAGCCGGGCGGGGGTACTCTGATCCACTTCACCCTGCCCGTCCTTCCCGACGCGCCCACGCACACCACGGCCGAACTGCTCTCACCCGGCCTGCTGACCCCCCCGTCCGGAGACACCCCGTGA
- a CDS encoding PP2C family protein-serine/threonine phosphatase, whose protein sequence is MGPTGIPAQHAGSAVADASVWDLGAAVLLVEDDSGDALLVEEMLADSELDPTLSWCKTLAEARRFLRASTTPVCVLLDLHLPDVHGLDAVRQLVESAPDAAVVVLTGLAEAETGLSAVAHGAQDYLVKDRIDPEALGRAVRYALQRKNAERVASAIRTSQLIAQENARLERALLPIPLLHDDGFAVAARYEAGRAHGLLSGDFYDVVQTSDGAVHAVIGDVSGHGAAEAALGVCLRVAWRTAVLTGVSQLEKIGLLEEILVAERSDPHVFATVTALVFPPERDRVRVVRAGHPGMLLRRGTEVGWVEPEAGMALGLLPGTGRWAITELELFPDSELVLFTDGLFEGRTGPRSRLGEEGLLEMAARHGSLEPRAFVDTLVAEATESASPYGGLADDVAVLHLGWRPES, encoded by the coding sequence ATGGGGCCCACCGGGATTCCGGCGCAGCACGCGGGCTCCGCCGTCGCCGACGCGTCCGTGTGGGACCTCGGTGCGGCCGTTCTGCTGGTCGAGGACGACTCGGGTGACGCCCTGCTCGTCGAGGAGATGCTGGCCGACAGCGAGCTGGACCCCACGCTCTCGTGGTGCAAGACGCTGGCGGAGGCCCGGCGGTTCCTGCGGGCGAGCACCACCCCGGTGTGCGTCCTGCTGGATCTGCACCTGCCCGACGTCCACGGCCTCGACGCCGTCCGCCAGCTCGTCGAGTCGGCACCGGACGCCGCGGTCGTCGTACTGACCGGCCTGGCGGAGGCGGAGACCGGTCTGTCCGCGGTGGCGCACGGCGCCCAGGACTACCTGGTGAAGGACCGGATCGACCCCGAGGCACTGGGACGCGCGGTCCGGTACGCCCTCCAGCGCAAGAACGCCGAGCGGGTGGCCTCAGCGATCCGGACCAGCCAGTTGATCGCCCAGGAGAACGCCCGCCTGGAACGCGCGCTGCTGCCCATCCCGCTGCTGCACGACGACGGCTTCGCCGTCGCGGCTCGCTACGAGGCCGGCCGGGCCCACGGGCTGCTGAGCGGCGACTTCTACGACGTGGTGCAGACCTCGGACGGCGCGGTGCACGCGGTGATCGGTGATGTGTCCGGGCACGGCGCGGCGGAGGCGGCGCTGGGCGTCTGCCTGCGGGTGGCCTGGCGGACCGCGGTGCTGACCGGTGTCTCCCAGCTGGAGAAGATCGGCCTGCTGGAGGAGATACTCGTCGCCGAGCGGTCCGACCCGCATGTCTTCGCCACCGTGACCGCCCTCGTCTTCCCGCCGGAGCGGGACCGGGTCCGGGTCGTGCGGGCCGGGCATCCCGGGATGCTGCTGCGGCGCGGTACGGAGGTCGGCTGGGTGGAGCCCGAAGCCGGCATGGCCCTGGGGCTGCTGCCCGGAACGGGCCGCTGGGCGATCACGGAGCTGGAGCTCTTCCCGGACAGCGAACTCGTCCTCTTCACCGACGGCCTGTTCGAGGGCCGTACCGGACCGCGGTCCCGGCTGGGTGAGGAGGGGCTGCTGGAGATGGCCGCACGGCACGGATCGCTGGAGCCCCGCGCGTTCGTCGACACACTGGTCGCCGAGGCGACCGAGAGCGCCTCGCCGTACGGCGGACTGGCCGACGACGTCGCCGTCCTGCACCTGGGCTGGCGGCCCGAGTCGTGA
- a CDS encoding RNA polymerase sigma factor SigF: MTAMSVRTTEAIGTAVPRCDEARAGSHEAVLPWIEDAGKIAPQDARALSKLFFDRLRTLEEGTHEYQYARNTLVEMNLSLVRFAASRFRNRGGDDTEDIIQVGTIGLIKAIDRFDLSREVEFATFAVPYIVGEIKRFFRDTTWSVHVPRRLQELRVELAKAKEALSSELDRDPTVAELAARLDLPEEEIIEGLVAANGYSAGSLDTPSADSESGAEQRAYADLLGEDDPGMESVENLHALAPLLRQLDDRERAIVRMRFGQEMTQAQIGAELGVSQMHVSRLLSRIVQRLRTGMCVEA; this comes from the coding sequence ATGACGGCCATGTCAGTGCGGACCACCGAGGCGATCGGCACAGCGGTACCGCGGTGCGACGAGGCGCGCGCGGGTTCCCACGAGGCCGTGCTCCCGTGGATCGAGGACGCCGGGAAGATCGCCCCGCAGGACGCGCGGGCGCTCTCGAAGCTCTTCTTCGACCGGCTCCGGACCCTCGAGGAGGGCACTCACGAGTACCAGTACGCACGCAACACCCTCGTCGAGATGAACCTCTCACTGGTGCGCTTCGCCGCCTCACGGTTCCGCAACCGCGGCGGGGACGACACCGAGGACATCATCCAGGTCGGCACGATCGGCCTGATCAAGGCGATCGACCGGTTCGACCTGAGCCGCGAGGTCGAGTTCGCCACCTTCGCCGTCCCCTACATCGTCGGTGAGATCAAGCGCTTCTTCCGCGACACCACCTGGTCCGTCCACGTGCCGCGCCGGCTCCAGGAACTGCGGGTGGAGCTCGCGAAGGCCAAGGAGGCCCTGTCGTCCGAGCTCGACCGGGATCCGACGGTCGCCGAGCTCGCCGCACGCCTGGATCTCCCCGAGGAGGAGATCATCGAGGGCCTGGTCGCCGCCAACGGCTATTCCGCGGGCTCGCTGGACACCCCGAGCGCCGACAGCGAGTCCGGGGCCGAGCAGCGCGCGTACGCGGACCTCCTCGGCGAGGACGACCCGGGCATGGAGAGCGTCGAGAACCTTCACGCGCTGGCTCCGCTGCTGCGACAGCTGGACGACCGGGAGCGGGCCATCGTCCGTATGCGGTTCGGCCAGGAGATGACACAGGCTCAGATCGGCGCGGAGCTCGGAGTCTCCCAGATGCACGTCTCACGGCTGCTCAGCAGGATCGTGCAGCGGCTGCGAACGGGGATGTGCGTGGAGGCCTGA
- a CDS encoding MFS transporter, translated as MSGTGTANGRTVTTRIPARLDRLPWSRWHWMIVIGLGTVWILDGLEVTVVGNIASRLSEDGSGLSISDAQVTGIAAALYVAGACSGALFFGWLTDRFGRKKLFLITLAVYLAATALTAVSFSAWWFFLFRFLTGFGIGGEYAAINSAIDELIPSRYRGRVDLIINGSFWLGAMAGSLLSVLALNTDIFPKDIGWRLTFALGVVLGLVILLVRRHVPESPRWMFIHGHDEAAEKLVGEVEERVEKETGRTLPPAEQEITVRQRHSIGFGLIARTVFRSYPKRAVLGLALFIGQAFLYNAVTFGFGSILVKFFDVSSGATGYYFAVIAFCNFLGPLFLGRLFDTVGRRPMIAGTYLLSGALLFGTAALFGTGALTAFTMTACWCVVLFFASAGASSAYLTVSEIFPMETRAMAIAFFYAVGTAAGGITGPLVFADLTQSGVVGDTVVAFCIGASLMVAGGLVALFFAVAAERQSLENIATPLSARKENA; from the coding sequence ATGAGCGGCACCGGAACGGCGAACGGGCGGACCGTCACGACCAGGATCCCGGCGCGCCTGGACCGGCTGCCCTGGTCGCGATGGCACTGGATGATCGTGATCGGCCTCGGCACGGTGTGGATCCTGGACGGGCTCGAGGTCACCGTCGTCGGCAACATCGCCAGCCGGCTCTCCGAGGACGGCAGCGGGCTGTCCATCAGCGACGCCCAGGTCACCGGTATCGCCGCCGCGCTGTACGTGGCGGGCGCCTGCTCCGGTGCGCTGTTCTTCGGGTGGCTCACCGACCGCTTCGGCCGCAAGAAACTCTTCCTGATCACCCTCGCCGTCTACCTGGCGGCCACCGCGCTCACCGCGGTCTCCTTCTCGGCGTGGTGGTTCTTCCTCTTCCGCTTCCTGACCGGTTTCGGTATCGGCGGGGAGTACGCGGCGATCAACTCGGCCATCGACGAGCTGATCCCCAGCAGGTACCGGGGACGTGTCGACCTCATCATCAACGGCAGTTTCTGGCTCGGGGCGATGGCCGGTTCGCTGCTCTCCGTGCTCGCCCTGAACACTGACATCTTCCCCAAGGACATCGGCTGGCGGCTCACCTTCGCCCTCGGCGTGGTCCTCGGACTCGTCATCCTGCTGGTACGACGCCACGTACCGGAGAGCCCGCGCTGGATGTTCATCCACGGCCACGACGAGGCGGCGGAGAAGCTCGTCGGGGAAGTGGAAGAGAGGGTGGAGAAGGAGACCGGCCGCACCCTGCCGCCCGCCGAGCAGGAGATCACCGTGCGGCAGCGCCACAGCATCGGCTTCGGACTGATCGCCCGTACCGTCTTCCGCTCCTATCCCAAGCGGGCCGTGCTCGGGCTGGCGCTCTTCATCGGTCAGGCCTTCCTCTACAACGCCGTCACCTTCGGCTTCGGTTCGATCCTGGTGAAGTTCTTCGACGTCTCCAGCGGTGCCACCGGCTACTACTTCGCCGTCATCGCCTTCTGCAACTTCCTGGGACCGCTCTTCCTGGGCCGGCTCTTCGACACGGTGGGCCGCAGACCGATGATCGCGGGTACCTACCTGCTCTCCGGGGCGCTGCTGTTCGGTACCGCCGCACTGTTCGGCACGGGGGCGCTCACCGCCTTCACCATGACCGCGTGCTGGTGCGTGGTCCTCTTCTTCGCCTCCGCCGGTGCCAGCTCCGCGTACCTGACCGTCAGCGAGATCTTCCCGATGGAGACGAGGGCCATGGCCATCGCCTTCTTCTACGCGGTGGGCACGGCGGCCGGCGGCATCACCGGCCCGCTGGTCTTCGCGGACCTCACCCAGAGCGGCGTCGTCGGCGACACCGTCGTGGCCTTCTGCATCGGCGCCTCCCTGATGGTCGCCGGCGGACTGGTGGCCCTCTTCTTCGCGGTCGCCGCCGAGAGGCAGTCCCTCGAGAACATCGCCACCCCGCTCTCCGCGCGGAAGGAGAACGCCTGA
- a CDS encoding SDR family NAD(P)-dependent oxidoreductase, translating to MTVTKDSPEFAPGTDGFGPGIDPERLAVCLSVLDELATIEIDHPDAVAVRRATAGIYRTVKQRRRQERRAAKTAHDKAVTEATATGSAERIDDETQGVLPSSSATTEIAGILRRPRSCYVCKTRYVEVDAFYHQLCPRCAEENRSRRDARADLTGRRALLTGGRAKIGMYIALRLLRDGAHTTVTTRFPNDAIRRFKAMPDSDEWIHRLKIVGIDLRDPAQVVALADSVAAEGPLDILINNAAQTVRRSPQAYGELVNAESAPLPAGELPAAEVIGTFNSGTVDRVAAIPAARAEGQGLSAHDVTGLALVTGSASPARIAAGTAIDAGGLVPDLHDTNSWIQTVEEVEPIELLEVQLCNSTAPFILISRLRPAMAATAAGRAYVVNVSAMEGVFSRGYKGAGHPHTNMAKAALNMLTRTSAQEMFEKDHILMTAVDTGWITDERPHPDKMRLAEEGFHAPLDLIDGAARVYDPIVRGEAGEELYGCFLKDYAPAGW from the coding sequence ATGACGGTGACCAAGGACAGCCCGGAGTTCGCTCCCGGTACCGACGGGTTCGGTCCCGGCATCGACCCCGAGCGGCTGGCCGTCTGCCTGAGCGTGCTCGACGAGCTCGCCACCATCGAGATCGACCACCCCGACGCCGTCGCCGTACGCCGGGCCACCGCGGGGATCTACCGCACGGTCAAGCAGCGCCGCCGCCAGGAGCGCCGCGCCGCCAAGACCGCGCACGACAAGGCCGTCACGGAGGCCACCGCGACCGGCTCCGCCGAGCGCATCGACGACGAGACGCAGGGCGTGCTCCCCTCCTCCTCGGCCACCACCGAGATCGCGGGCATCCTCCGGCGTCCGAGGTCCTGCTACGTCTGCAAGACCCGGTACGTCGAGGTGGACGCCTTCTACCACCAGCTCTGCCCGCGGTGCGCCGAGGAGAACCGGTCCCGCCGCGACGCCCGCGCCGACCTGACCGGCCGCCGGGCCCTGCTGACCGGCGGCCGCGCCAAGATCGGCATGTACATCGCCCTGCGGCTGCTCCGCGACGGCGCGCACACCACCGTCACCACCCGCTTCCCCAACGACGCGATCCGCCGCTTCAAGGCGATGCCGGACAGCGACGAGTGGATCCACCGGCTCAAGATCGTGGGCATCGACCTGCGCGATCCGGCCCAGGTCGTCGCGCTCGCCGACTCGGTCGCCGCCGAGGGGCCGCTGGACATCCTGATCAACAACGCCGCACAGACGGTGCGCCGTTCCCCGCAGGCCTACGGCGAGCTGGTGAACGCCGAGTCCGCCCCGCTGCCGGCCGGCGAGCTGCCCGCCGCCGAGGTGATCGGCACCTTCAACAGCGGCACCGTCGACCGTGTCGCCGCCATCCCTGCCGCCCGCGCGGAGGGCCAGGGCCTCTCGGCGCACGACGTCACCGGCCTCGCCCTGGTCACCGGATCCGCCTCGCCGGCCCGTATCGCGGCCGGCACCGCGATCGACGCGGGCGGACTGGTACCCGACCTGCACGACACCAACAGCTGGATCCAGACGGTCGAGGAGGTCGAGCCGATCGAGCTCCTGGAGGTCCAGCTCTGCAACTCCACGGCCCCCTTCATCCTCATCAGCCGGCTCCGTCCGGCGATGGCGGCGACGGCCGCCGGGCGCGCCTACGTGGTGAACGTCTCCGCGATGGAGGGCGTCTTCAGCCGCGGTTACAAGGGGGCGGGCCACCCGCACACCAACATGGCCAAGGCCGCGCTCAACATGCTCACCCGCACCAGCGCCCAGGAGATGTTCGAGAAGGACCACATCCTGATGACAGCCGTCGACACCGGCTGGATCACGGACGAGCGGCCCCACCCCGACAAGATGCGCCTCGCCGAGGAGGGCTTCCACGCCCCCCTGGACCTGATCGACGGCGCCGCCCGGGTCTACGACCCGATCGTGCGCGGCGAGGCGGGCGAGGAACTGTACGGCTGCTTCCTGAAGGACTACGCGCCCGCAGGCTGGTGA
- a CDS encoding SpoIIE family protein phosphatase, whose protein sequence is MDDRVAGALSLPDDWPAHPDLSLALNRMGSFDWDLDSGLMHMDEPALQVFDLSAEEYDDRPESLSLWIPAEEGTRLDAMVSLALKGGRDNYGAYFRRKRRDGSLRWTHTQGFIRRDGEGRPRRIIGIVRDATQELADSADRRTVDEERRRRTSLVQSTTAALAHARTVKDVTDMLKNSRGLAHLGATSLVMGLLEGSRIHLVADGPEGAYVAGTRFTRVDEPYPMGEVIRTLKPRFIESAEDFASSYPILWPDISHLGITSAAYLPLIAQARPIGALGLLYGDREGFSGDERNLLIALGSSIAQSLQRAMLYEQEHDLAEGLQQAMLPRRIPEVAGAQVAVRYRSARLGQDIGGDWYDIIPLPGGRVGAVIGDVQGHDTHAAAVMGQLRIVLRAYAAEGHRPATVVARASVFLHELDTDRFATCSYAEVDPDTGVVQLVRAGHVDPLVRDVDGSCRTLPSEGGLPLGLSAEFGELDYPVSTIDLDPGQTMILYTDGLVELPGADFGQGMRLLRSLVRDGPQDLQQLADRLCEVVDERGGQDDVAVLLMRRDAAHASHPGGRLQQHVAQNDPEALTSCRRMIRAAVRAWGAKERADEVELAADELVTNALMHTDGGAIVTIRVLTGPERRLRVDVEDRSSALPRRREAGESGVSGRGLMLVDLLADVWGVEARGGGKCVWCEFAVVERR, encoded by the coding sequence ATGGATGATCGGGTTGCGGGTGCCCTGTCACTCCCGGACGACTGGCCCGCCCACCCGGACCTCAGTCTCGCCCTGAACCGAATGGGCAGCTTCGACTGGGATCTGGACAGCGGGCTCATGCACATGGACGAGCCCGCGCTCCAGGTGTTCGACCTGAGTGCCGAGGAGTACGACGACCGCCCCGAATCGCTCTCCCTGTGGATCCCCGCCGAGGAGGGGACCCGGCTGGACGCCATGGTCTCCCTGGCGCTCAAGGGCGGCCGCGACAACTACGGCGCCTACTTCCGCAGGAAGCGGCGCGACGGCTCGCTGCGCTGGACCCACACCCAGGGGTTCATCCGCCGGGACGGCGAGGGGCGGCCACGGCGGATCATCGGCATCGTCCGCGACGCCACCCAGGAGCTGGCCGACTCCGCCGACCGTCGGACGGTCGACGAGGAACGGCGCCGCCGCACCAGCCTGGTGCAGAGCACCACGGCGGCCCTGGCCCACGCGCGGACCGTCAAGGACGTCACGGACATGCTGAAGAACTCCCGGGGTCTCGCGCACCTCGGCGCCACCAGCCTGGTCATGGGTCTGCTGGAGGGATCGCGCATCCACCTCGTCGCCGACGGCCCCGAGGGCGCGTACGTGGCGGGCACCCGCTTCACACGGGTGGACGAGCCCTATCCGATGGGCGAGGTGATCCGTACGCTCAAGCCGCGCTTCATCGAGAGCGCCGAGGACTTCGCGAGCTCGTACCCGATCCTGTGGCCGGACATCAGCCACCTCGGCATCACCTCGGCCGCCTATCTGCCACTCATCGCCCAGGCCCGCCCGATCGGCGCGCTGGGGTTGCTCTACGGCGACCGGGAGGGCTTCTCGGGGGACGAGCGGAACCTGCTGATCGCCCTCGGCAGCTCCATCGCCCAGAGCCTCCAGCGGGCCATGCTCTACGAGCAGGAGCACGACCTCGCCGAGGGGCTCCAGCAGGCGATGCTGCCGCGCCGGATCCCCGAGGTGGCCGGCGCCCAGGTCGCCGTCCGCTATCGTTCCGCGCGGCTGGGCCAGGACATCGGCGGGGACTGGTACGACATCATCCCCCTGCCCGGCGGCCGGGTCGGCGCCGTCATCGGTGACGTGCAGGGGCACGACACGCACGCCGCGGCCGTGATGGGGCAGCTGCGGATCGTGCTGCGCGCCTACGCCGCCGAGGGGCACCGGCCCGCCACGGTGGTGGCCCGCGCCTCCGTCTTCCTCCACGAACTCGACACCGACCGCTTCGCCACCTGCTCCTACGCCGAGGTCGACCCGGACACCGGGGTGGTCCAGCTGGTGCGGGCCGGCCACGTCGACCCCCTCGTCCGGGACGTCGACGGCAGCTGCCGCACACTCCCGTCCGAGGGTGGTCTGCCGCTGGGGCTCTCGGCGGAGTTCGGGGAGCTGGACTATCCGGTCAGCACCATCGACCTGGACCCCGGCCAGACCATGATCCTGTACACCGACGGGCTGGTGGAGCTGCCGGGCGCCGACTTCGGCCAGGGCATGCGGCTGCTGCGATCCCTGGTGCGCGACGGGCCGCAGGACCTCCAGCAGCTCGCCGACCGGCTCTGTGAGGTCGTGGACGAACGCGGTGGACAGGACGACGTGGCGGTGCTCCTGATGCGCCGCGACGCCGCGCACGCCTCGCATCCCGGCGGCAGACTCCAGCAGCACGTCGCCCAGAACGACCCGGAGGCGCTGACCTCCTGCCGTCGGATGATCCGGGCGGCGGTACGGGCGTGGGGGGCCAAGGAGCGGGCGGACGAGGTCGAACTGGCGGCCGACGAACTCGTCACCAACGCGCTGATGCACACCGACGGCGGGGCCATCGTCACCATCCGGGTGCTGACCGGCCCCGAGCGGCGGTTGCGGGTCGATGTGGAGGACCGCTCCAGCGCGCTGCCCCGGCGCAGGGAGGCGGGGGAGTCGGGCGTCTCCGGCCGCGGGCTGATGCTGGTGGACCTGCTGGCCGACGTCTGGGGTGTGGAGGCCCGCGGCGGCGGCAAGTGCGTGTGGTGCGAGTTCGCGGTCGTCGAACGCCGCTGA
- a CDS encoding wax ester/triacylglycerol synthase family O-acyltransferase produces the protein MITELLAPLDLAFWHLESDAHPMHLGALAVFSPAPGVTPQDVLGLLGDRAAAVPRLRMRVRDVLLPVGGAAWFTDPGFDVHRHVRRVVVPGDDFMAEATRLAGELMERPLARGLPPWQMYLLDRPGPGPFAVLVKLHHALADGMRAVTIGAGIFDQIAAAGSTRAARRRPPAPPRSWLPGPYEAAGMALDRIGGVGRALGVGASVVRASRLDMRGSTALTASSSGTRRLATAELDAAGVQRVRRTEGGTANDVLLAVVAGALRRWMLERGGPLPAADPRALVPVSRRGPGGTATGNRLSGYLLGLPVGEPDARERLRLVRTAMDRNKAAGPLRGAGAVAVLADQLPALAHRFGAPLAGNAARMLFDVLVTSVPLPRSALSLGGCPLRAVYPMAPLARGQSLAVALSTYGGRVQAGLVADGKALPDLDRLAGALHDELRDLQPLAPPVPPVAVRP, from the coding sequence TTGATCACCGAGCTTCTGGCACCCCTTGACCTGGCTTTCTGGCACCTCGAATCCGATGCCCACCCGATGCACCTCGGCGCGCTCGCCGTCTTCTCCCCCGCGCCCGGCGTCACCCCGCAGGACGTGCTCGGCCTGCTCGGCGACCGGGCCGCGGCCGTCCCCCGGCTCCGCATGCGGGTCCGCGACGTGCTGCTGCCCGTGGGCGGTGCCGCATGGTTCACCGACCCGGGCTTCGACGTGCACCGCCATGTCCGACGCGTGGTGGTCCCCGGTGACGACTTCATGGCGGAGGCGACCCGGCTCGCCGGTGAACTCATGGAGCGGCCGCTCGCCCGGGGCCTGCCGCCCTGGCAGATGTACCTCCTGGACCGGCCCGGCCCCGGACCGTTCGCCGTCCTGGTGAAGCTGCACCACGCGCTCGCCGACGGAATGCGGGCCGTCACCATCGGCGCCGGGATCTTCGACCAGATCGCCGCCGCCGGAAGCACCCGGGCGGCGCGCCGCCGGCCTCCCGCACCGCCGCGCTCCTGGCTGCCCGGGCCGTACGAGGCGGCCGGTATGGCACTGGACCGGATCGGCGGTGTCGGACGCGCCCTGGGGGTCGGCGCCTCGGTCGTACGTGCCAGCCGCCTGGACATGCGGGGCTCGACCGCGCTGACCGCCAGTTCCAGCGGCACCCGCCGGCTGGCCACCGCCGAACTCGACGCCGCCGGCGTCCAGCGAGTCCGCCGCACCGAGGGCGGCACCGCCAACGACGTCCTCCTCGCCGTGGTCGCGGGCGCGCTCCGCCGCTGGATGCTCGAACGCGGCGGACCGCTTCCCGCGGCCGACCCGCGCGCCCTTGTCCCGGTCTCCCGGCGCGGGCCCGGGGGCACTGCCACCGGCAACCGGCTCTCCGGCTACCTCCTGGGGCTGCCGGTCGGCGAACCCGACGCCCGTGAGCGGCTGCGGCTCGTGCGTACGGCGATGGACCGCAACAAGGCCGCCGGGCCGCTGCGCGGCGCGGGCGCCGTCGCCGTCCTGGCCGACCAGCTCCCCGCCCTGGCCCACCGGTTCGGCGCGCCGCTCGCCGGCAACGCGGCCCGGATGCTCTTCGACGTCCTGGTCACCAGCGTGCCGCTGCCGCGATCGGCGCTCTCCCTGGGCGGCTGCCCGCTGCGCGCCGTCTACCCGATGGCGCCCCTGGCCCGCGGTCAGTCGCTCGCGGTCGCCCTGTCCACGTACGGCGGCCGGGTCCAGGCCGGACTGGTGGCCGACGGCAAGGCGTTGCCCGACCTCGACCGGCTGGCGGGGGCGCTGCACGACGAACTGCGCGACCTCCAGCCGCTCGCCCCTCCCGTTCCTCCCGTTGCCGTGCGCCCGTGA